A genome region from Pithys albifrons albifrons isolate INPA30051 chromosome 24, PitAlb_v1, whole genome shotgun sequence includes the following:
- the AHDC1 gene encoding transcription factor Gibbin isoform X3, with translation MRVKPPGPVVTTSVVRGSPDYVREPKFYPPGHPAQRPPACPAEKALSCSVLSFPEGSCPALGREHQAGSLLHGDPADRCQSVHGGTKAVEDLLGCAGEPQILGGSAEEAPARDRAPKTFPNATLASGRCNIDSILALLRSKCGNGHINLHPVVQLIDIMKDLNRLSEDLKNSGVHLDCGSLRGSGGGHEDSRLLPADRDLQYSFFSSPSLANSIRSPEERGVLLKSDPPRHPRPPARDGEADGGGGSAPQPPGHSGGVGGVSKAPVDEASCSQPDAGDYSELAEADILNELASLACPGTQLLESQAMEQQPQLLPAQELDSQSRLLDSQSLESQPQLLDSQSLEPLPESLELQNLEPLGLQSLEPLSESLELQSLEPLSESLELQSLEPLAEPLGLQTLEPLPGALEPPLLPTEPSLLESQPLGTVSELLETQPGTGDPLRPHGLQPRLGGCPLSTMVKRGPCGGRGAGRCGEDHRKYALRRTDKPKMLCRRRRAGRGRRVDVTPETRVLSPLALPTEVPPEPEEPDTPLLSPPPPPPPPTTLDPEEMPKASAAGKKSKCRGVRKMVVKMAKIPVSLGRRNKTTYKVSSLSSNLNLEGKELAASTSMEPTPLLKMKNNGRNVVVVFPPGEMPIILKRKRGRPPKNLLLGQAKPKEPTPEVKKRRRRKQKLASPQPSYIADTNDSKADYSDVLAKLAFLNRQSQCSGRCSPPRCWTPSEPESIHQAPDTQSISHFLHRVQGFRRRGGKAGGFGGRGGGHAARAARCSFSDFFEGIGKKKKAPTALHADPVHPRKRGRPEPDPVGKPKRKRRARKNGALFPEPNSGQSFGDGPTGEWGGGEKGSPWAPHHGHPGSQAGRNGGYQGAEARPFHAAGLESGSSGRTGFYASSAPSSQTETGPERHSLFTGYFRSLLDSDDSSDLLDFALSASRSESRKSAAAYTAPPAALPGQRGMAAYTARGGKVATATPGAEAAFHAAMQGRPAFPPGRTAAGYGVTQGSSECRGAESFPKLAPPSVVSRSPTAHPAASGTPSYSPYGSYGSTGQSVAPTSVFPPGKQYPPAQDCPNSKDCSFAYGSGNSLPSSPSSAHSAGYAPPTAGPSLPLGKAAFFNSAEQGGQFSSAAHTPLRCDSRASTVSPGGYMVPKGSASFQPSPENCRQFPSAAPWAFRQGYSGLDWSSEAFSQLYNPGFECHLNEPNVILDISNYTPQKAKQQTVSETFSESSSDSTQFNQPAGYRRANSEASSSEGQSSLSSLEKLMMDWNEASSAPGYNWNQSVLFQSNSKPGRGRRKKVDMFDTSHLSFSSSSSSSSVYPAKRNTGPRQPRGSRGACASKKERGTGKAKFPTKSQAVNALFQESTDLGLDYYSGDSSMSPLPSQSRGFGVGERDPCDYAGPYSMNPSTPSDGTFVQGFQSDSPGLGQPDLESKHFPALPHQLAAPGQQTVFEAGLQKAFSPNCSPTLAFKEDLRAGSIRKLPACDSLKHSMQGGALPHAPHLACRDLPMPQPHYDSPSCKNPPYWYSPNASTRSPSYDGKAGAGMLVDFMGRTDPPCLNPHLGSPSGTHPSKGEKEPLEMSRAHHRGPYACPLINDLNISPVPRDSMLQLQDNYRYPSFAPQGHPVMAPTQKSGFLGPMVEQQHPEDTFTVTSL, from the coding sequence ATGCGCGTGAAGCCCCCGGGCCCAGTGGTAACGACCAGCGTTGTGCGTGGCTCGCCCGACTACGTCCGAGAGCCCAAATTCTACCCCCCGGGACACCCGGCGCAGCGGCCCCCAGCCTGCCCGGCCGAGAAGGCGTTATCCTGCAGCGTGCTGAGCTTCCCTGAGGGGTCGTGCCCCGCGCTCGGCCGGGAGCACCAGGCAGGCTCGCTGCTGCACGGCGACCCCGCCGACCGCTGCCAGAGCGTCCACGGCGGCACCAAGGCAGTGGAggacctgctgggctgtgccgggGAGCCCCAGATCCTGGGGGGCAGTGCGGAGGAGGCACCCGCCCGCGACAGGGCGCCCAAAACCTTCCCCAACGCGACGCTGGCCTCAGGCCGCTGCAACATCGACAGCATCCTCGCCTTGCTCCGGAGCAAGTGCGGCAACGGGCACATCAACCTCCACCCCGTGGTGCAGCTCATCGACATCATGAAGGACCTCAACCGCCTCTCCGAGGACCTCAAGAACAGTGGGGTGCACCTGGACTGTGGCAGCCTCCGTGGCAGCGGCGGGGGCCATGAGGACAGTCGCCTCCTGCCCGCCGACCGCGACCTCCAGTACAGCTTCTTCTCCTCGCCCTCCCTGGCCAACAGCATCCGCAGCCCCGAGGAGCGAGGGGTGCTCCTCAAATCTGATCCACCACGGCACCCCCGGCCCCCGGCACGTGATGGAGAAGCtgatgggggtggggggagtgccccacagccccccggACACAGTGGGGGCGTGGGGGGGGTCTCCAAAGCGCCAGTGGACGAAGCCAGTTGTTCCCAGCCTGATGCCGGCGATTACTCGGAGCTGGCCGAGGCGGACATCCTGAACGAGCTGGCCTCCCTGGCATGCCCAGGGACGCAGCTGCTGGAGTCGCAGGCgatggagcagcagccccagttGCTGCCAGCCCAAGAGCTGGACTCCCAGTCCCGGCTGTTGGATTCCCAGTCCCTGGAGTCGCAGCCCCAGCTGCTTGATTCGCAGAGCCTGGAGCCGCTGCCAGAGTCACTGGAGCTGCAAAACCTGGAACCGTTGGGGCTGCAGTCGCTGGAGCCGCTCTCTGAGTCGCTGGAGCTGCAGTCGCTGGAGCCCCTGTCCGAGTCACTGGAGCTGCAGTCGCTGGAGCCGCTGGCGGAGCCACTGGGGCTGCAGACCCTGGAGCCGCTGCCTGGAGCGCTGGAGCCCCCATTGCTGCCCACCGAGCCCTCACTGCTGGAGTCGCAGCCGCTGGGAACCGTTTCGGAGCTGCTGGAGACTCAGCCGGGCACTGGTGACCCACTACGGCCCCACGGGCTGCAGCCCCGGCTCGGGGGGTGTCCCCTGAGCACTATGGTGAAgaggggtccctgtgggggCCGGGGGGCCGGGCGGTGTGGTGAGGACCACCGCAAGTATGCCCTGCGCCGGACAGACAAGCCAAAGATGCTGTGCCGCCGGAGGAGGGCAGGGCGAGGGCGCCGGGTGGACGTCACCCCCGAAACCCGTGTCTTGTCCCCTCTTGCCCTGCCCACcgaggtgccccctgagcctgaGGAGCCTGACACCCCACTGCTGAGCCCCCCACCTCCGCCACCGCCCCCTACCACGCTGGACCCCGAGGAGATGCCCAAGGCCTCTGCAGCAGGGAAGAAGAGCAAGTGCCGGGGGGTGAGAAAGATGGTGGTGAAGATGGCCAAGATCCCCGTGTCTCTGGGGAGGAGGAACAAGACCACCTACAAAGTGTCATCGCTCAGCAGCAACTTGAACctggaggggaaggagctggcagCCAGCACCTCCATGGAGCCCACGCCACTGCTCAAGATGAAGAACAATGGGCGCAATGTGGTGGTGGTCTTCCCCCCCGGTGAGATGCCCATCATCCTGAAGCGCAAGAGGGGTCGGCCTCCCAAAAACCTGCTGCTGGGCCAAGCCAAGCCCAAGGAGCCCACTCCAGAGGtgaaaaagaggagaaggaggaagcaaAAGCTGGCGTCCCCCCAGCCCTCCTACATCGCTGACACCAACGACAGCAAAGCCGACTACTCAGACGTGTTGGCCAAGCTGGCCTTCCTCAACCGGCAGAGCCAGTGCTCGGGGCGCTGCTCGCCGCCCCGCTGCTGGACCCCCAGCGAGCCTGAGTCCATCCACCAAGCCCCTGACACCCAGAGCATCTCCCACTTCCTGCACCGCGTCCAGGGCTTCCGCCGGCGCGGCGGCAAGGCAGGGGGCTTTGGTGGGCGTGGGGGAGGCCACGCCGCCCGCGCCGCACGCTGCTCCTTCAGTGACTTCTTTGAGGGCAttgggaagaagaagaaagccCCCACTGCCCTCCATGCTGACCCCGTGCACCCGCGCAAGCGTGGCCGGCCAGAGCCCGATCCCGTGGGAAAACCCAAGCGGAAGCGGCGGGCACGCAAGAACGGGGCACTCTTCCCTGAGCCCAACTCCGGGCAGAGCTTCGGTGATGGCCCCACCGGAGAGTGGGGTGGCGGCGAGAAGGGCAGTCCCTGGGCCCCCCACCATGGCCACCCTGGCAGCCAGGCCGGGCGCAACGGTGGCTACCAAGGGGCTGAGGCGAGACCTTTCCATGCTGCGGGGCTGGAGTCGGGCTCCTCTGGCCGCACCGGCTTCTACGCCAGCAGCGCACCATCCTCGCAGACGGAGACCGGTCCGGAGCGGCACAGCCTCTTCACCGGGTACTTCCGCTCCTTGCTGGACTCAGACGACTCCTCTGACCTGCTGGACTTTGCCCTCTCTGCATCCCGCTCCGAGTCCCGTAAATCAGCAGCCGCCTACACGGCACCCCCGGCTGCGCTGCCCGGCCAGCGGGGCATGGCTGCCTACACGGCCCGGGGTGGCAAGGTGGCAACAGCCACGCCCGGTGCCGAAGCCGCCTTCCATGCAGCCATGCAGGGCCGGCCGGCATTCCCACCTGGCCGCACTGCCGCAGGCTATGGGGTGACCCAAGGGTCGTCAGAGTGCCGAGGTGCTGAGTCCTTCCCCAAACTGGCACCACCATCAGTCGTGTCCAGGTCGCCCACAGCTCACCCAGCAGCCAGCGGCACCCCCAGCTATTCCCCTTACGGCAGCTACGGCAGCACCGGGCAGAGCGTGGCACCCACCAGCGTGTTCCCACCAGGAAAGCAGTACCCACCGGCACAGGACTGCCCCAACAGCAAGGACTGCAGCTTCGCCTATGGCAGTGGCAACAGCCTCCCATCCTCGCCAAGCAGCGCCCACAGCGCCGGCTACGCACCACCAACAGCCGGTCCGAGTTTGCcactgggaaaagctgccttCTTCAACAGTGCCGAGCAGGGGGGACAGTTCTCCAGTGCCGCGCACACCCCCCTGCGCTGCGACAGCCGTGCCAGCACCGTCTCACCTGGTGGCTACATGGTGCCCAAGGGGTCAGCGTCCTTCCAGCCCTCGCCCGAAAACTGCCGGCAGTTCCCCAGCGCTGCACCGTGGGCTTTCCGGCAGGGCTACAGTGGCTTGGATTGGAGCTCAGAAGCCTTCAGCCAGCTCTACAACCCGGGCTTTGAGTGCCACCTCAACGAGCCCAACGTCATCCTGGACATCTCCAACTACACCCCGCAGAAAGCCAAGCAACAGACGGTCTCCGAGACGTTCTCCGAGTCCTCCTCCGACAGCACCCAGTTCAACCAGCCGGCCGGTTACCGGCGCGCCAACAGCGAGGCGTCCTCCAGCGAGGGCCAGTCCAGCctctccagcctggagaagctgATGATGGACTGGAACGAGGCGTCCTCTGCCCCCGGCTACAACTGGAACCAGAGTGTGCTCTTCCAGAGCAACTCCAAGCCCGGTCGAGGCCGACGGAAGAAGGTGGATATGTTCGACACCTCCCACCTgagcttctcctcctcttcctcctcctcctctgtgtACCCCGCCAAGAGGAACACAGGACCCCGGCAGCCCCGGGGCTCCCGGGGGGCTTGTGCCTCCAAGAAGGAGAGGGGGAcaggaaaagccaagttccCCACCAAGTCGCAGGCGGTGAACGCCCTTTTCCAGGAGAGCACAGACCTGGGCTTGGACTATTacagtggggacagcagcatgtcccccctgccctcccagtCCCGGGGCTTCGGGGTGGGCGAGCGGGACCCCTGCGACTATGCCGGGCCCTACTCCATGAACCCTTCCACCCCCTCAGACGGGACCTTCGTCCAGGGGTTCCAGAGCGACTCCCCTGGCTTGGGGCAGCCGGATTTGGAGAGCAAGCACTTCCCTGCTCTCCCGCACCAGCTGGCAGCCCCCGGCCAGCAGACTGTCTTTGAGGCCGGCTTGCAGAAAGCCTTCTCGCCCAACTGCTCCCCAACCTTGGCCTTCAAGGAGGACCTCCGGGCGGGCAGCATCCGGAAGCTGCCGGCCTGCGACTCGCTGAAACACAGCATGCAGGGGGGGGCCCTGCCACACGCCCCCCACCTGGCTTGCCGCGACCTCCCCATGCCTCAACCGCACTACGACTCCCCCAGTTGCAAAAACCCCCCATACTGGTATTCCCCCAATGCCAGCACCCGGAGCCCTTCGTACGATGGCAAAGCGGGGGCCGGGATGCTGGTAGACTTCATGGGCAGGACGGACCCCCCATGTCTGAACCCCCACTTGGGCAGCCCGAGCGGCACCCACCCCTCCAAGGGCGAGAAGGAGCCCTTGGAGATGTCCCGGGCTCACCACCGAGGACCCTACGCTTGTCCCTTGATCAATGACTTGAACATCTCCCCTGTACCGAGAGACTcaatgctgcagctgcaggacaaCTACAGGTACCCCAGTTTTGCACCCCAAGGGCACCCCGTCATGGCCCCCACCCAGAAGAGCGGGTTTTTGGGACCCATGGTAGAGCAACAACACCCTGAGGACACTTTTACGGTCACCTCATTGTAG